The nucleotide window TGCTGTTGATGGCGAACGCGAACGTGTCGGCGGCACCGGGCACGTCGACCGTGGTGAACGTGAACGCCGCCGGCGCGGCGGTCCCCGCGGCGGCGGCCAGCGCCGCGACGCAGGCGGCCGCGATCATCGTGAGCGCGGCCGCCCCGAGGTGAACCCTGCGTGGTGTGCGCATCGTCGCCGCCTCGCAGCTGTGGTGGGCGAGGTGGGAGTCGAACCCACACGGCCGTTCCGGCCAGAGGATTTTAAGTCCCCCTCGTCTGCCGATTCCGACACTCGCCCGGTGCGCGGTGTTCGCAAGACAGTGCGCCGGCCCCGCGATCGGCGTCCGGGACCGGCATGGAACCGCGTTACCCGTGTAAGGGAGTGGAGGCGACGGGCGGATTCGAACCGCCGAATGGGGGTTTTGCAGACCCCTGCCTTGCCACTTGGCTACGTCGCCGCAGGTTGGAGCGGGAGATGGGACTTGAACCCACGGCCTTCTCCTTGGCAAGGAGACGCTCTACCTCTGAGCTACTCCCGCACCGCCGAACCCGATTATAGCAAAGGCCGCAACCCGCTGTCGCGGCGCACCGCCGGAATCCGGTCTAGCCGTGACCGATCAGCGACATGAACTCCGCGCGGGTGCTCGGGTTCTCGCGGAAGATACCCCGGGTCGCGGACGTGACGATCTTGCTCCCGGGTTTCCGTACCCCCCGCATCGTCATGCAGAGGTGTTCCGCTTCGATGACCACCGCCGCGCCCCGGGCATGGAGACCCGCATTGAGAAGATCGGCGATCTGCGAGGTGAGCCGCTCCTGCACCTGGGGCCGCCGCGCCAGCGTCTCGACGAGCCGCGCGATCTTGCTCAGCCCGACGATCCTGCCGTTCGGGATGTAGCCGACGTGCGCCACGCCGACGAACGGCAAAAGATGATGTTCGCAGGAACTGTGAAACGGAATGTCCTTGACGACCACCATCTCCTTGTGGCGCTCGTCAAAAGTGACCTTCAGCAGCGGCGCCGGATCGGTGCGGAGCCCCGAGAATATCTCCGCGTACATGTTGGCGACACGCCGTGGCGTGGCACGCAAGCCTTCGCGGTCCGGGTCCTCCCCGATCGCCCGGAGGATTGTGCGGACCGCCGCTTCGATCGCCGCCGTATCGACGCCGGCGTCGCGGCGCGCCGGAGCCGCCGCGCCATCGACGGTCCGCGCGCCCGGCGGCCGGCCGTTGTGCCGCGCCTTCGTGCGTCCAGCCTGCCTCATGCGCTGCTCCCCTCTCCCGCGCCGGCGTCTCCGGCCGCCGTGACGATGTCTCGGGTTCCCCGCCCCGGGGCCGACGCCGGCGAGGCGCCCTCGGGGCCCCGCGTGATCGCCAGCGTCATTTTGATCACCCGCGCCACCGATCGAACGTCGTGCGTGCGGACGAGGCCGGCGCCCTGCGCGACGCCGTACGCGATCGCGGCCAGCGTGCCCTCCAGAAGCTCGTCGAACGGCAGCGCGAGAATGTCGCGGATGTAGT belongs to bacterium and includes:
- the folE gene encoding GTP cyclohydrolase I FolE encodes the protein MRQAGRTKARHNGRPPGARTVDGAAAPARRDAGVDTAAIEAAVRTILRAIGEDPDREGLRATPRRVANMYAEIFSGLRTDPAPLLKVTFDERHKEMVVVKDIPFHSSCEHHLLPFVGVAHVGYIPNGRIVGLSKIARLVETLARRPQVQERLTSQIADLLNAGLHARGAAVVIEAEHLCMTMRGVRKPGSKIVTSATRGIFRENPSTRAEFMSLIGHG